DNA sequence from the Calditerrivibrio sp. genome:
AAAACATAATTACTTATTCCAGCAGCTGTACCAAACATGGAATCAGATAGAGAAAACAAAAACATACCACAGATAGTTAATAAGCCCCCCATGGCCAAAGCTCTAATTCTCCAATCTATTTCAAATCTTCTGACTTTTTTGTAAAAAAAGATAAACAAACCAGTATAAAAGATTATATAAAAAACAACTCCAACAAGACCTTGCTTGGCCAAAAAAGTAATGATATCATTATGAAGATGGCCATGTCTAGCTAATTCTGGATTTGTTTTTTTACTTTTTATATCCTCTTCCAGTTCCTCTTCAAATTTAACATAACCTTTCCCCCAAATAGGGCTTTCTAAAAATTTTACAATGCCATATCTCCACATCTCCAATCTCGTCCCAAAACTACCTAATAAAACATCAGATTTATTTTGAATTTTTATATAAGTTGCAGCTTCATTTATTGCCTCATCAATCTTATTTTTAACTATACCCACTTTAAAATAAACAATCACCATTAAAAACACTATCAACAATACAACAATCACTCTATGGACAATCTTTATACGCTCAAAAGCTAAACTAACTATAAATATCAGAAAGGGTAACACAATCCAGCCACCTCGACTCTTAGAAGCTACTGAAATCCATAAGCTCATCACAAAAA
Encoded proteins:
- a CDS encoding O-antigen ligase family protein; the encoded protein is ITVKKLSMTVLAIISILGIYTILKGKVKFYKQDKVFMFLLIILPLAFLLNMLFLGFDTHHLDRPFRLILGIFAFSVILILGFRIVVLYYGIATCLLYASILSFYELYILKLERAHSFMAPIPFGNFAILLGLIMIVMIYMNKEIKNGYKFLVAFPIFVMSLWISVASKSRGGWIVLPFLIFIVSLAFERIKIVHRVIVVLLIVFLMVIVYFKVGIVKNKIDEAINEAATYIKIQNKSDVLLGSFGTRLEMWRYGIVKFLESPIWGKGYVKFEEELEEDIKSKKTNPELARHGHLHNDIITFLAKQGLVGVVFYIIFYTGLFIFFYKKVRRFEIDWRIRALAMGGLLTICGMFLFSLSDSMFGTAAGISNYVFLLSLFAGGMRYYENLDLEIKGGQ